From the genome of Astyanax mexicanus isolate ESR-SI-001 chromosome 3, AstMex3_surface, whole genome shotgun sequence:
cccccaaaatcggaatcgaatcgaatcgtgagatagtaatcgattcccacccctactaaaaagcctcagcatgtctcaaaaaagttCAGTGAccgaaaaagaaataaaacaagagtaaatattggctTAAAGTCCACATGagctgtttttttataatatgatTCATCGTTGCTTGTCATGGTTGAAGTTACAGAACTCgtcttgcactggattgtgtagattcagcctccacAACTTGGTAACCCGAGTGAGCTTTGTGGGAGGGGTGGGGAGGCCAGACaactctgtggtgttttgaaactGGACTGTTGTAGCTTTTTCACACGCTTGCTGTTTTTTCCTACTGatgtacctttaaaaaaaaacaatgctagctaacatttctgaaGAACATTAAGCCACAGCTTAGTGACTCATTCTGAATATATCTGGTACTGCACATTAAGGTATATATTCACACTGGGTATGAGGACACATTTTCACATCAGTACACAAACACATCTGCAGCTTTAATAAACCTACTTATATTACACTATAACGCAGGCTTCAACCTGTGAAAAAGGAATGGAGTCCAAAAGAAACactatataacaatataaatagTAAATGTTTTGTTCCCTcccattgcttttatttttttttttataagcacTAACATGTCATACTATGGAGTTCTGCTAGGgggtgattgtttttttttttacccagtcTGTGGTGAAAGGGGCTCCATTAGCCATCAGTGTACGCACTTCTTCATCCTCTCCATTTCGTGCAGCTTCTAAAAGCCGCTTCCCCAGATCTACCAGGGACATCTAAAACAAACAGGGCAGATTAACAATACAGCCAGTGAGTTTACAAATGTTAATATAGGCACTACTAAACTACAAAACTATTTTTAACAAGCTTGAAATTAATGCAGACAATTCTAAACTCCATAGTTTAGAATTAAGGATATAAACTCCTGTATGAATATCTCAGTGTAGAGTAAATGTATAAACtccagtataaatatatatcagtgTATAGAGTTAATGGTATAAACTCCAGTATGAATATCTCAAAGTAAAGTTAAGGGTATACACTCCAGCATGAATATATCGGTGCAGAGTTAAGGATGTACACTACAGTATGAATATCCAGTGCAGAGTTAAGGGTATAAACTCCAGTATAAATATTTCTGTACAGAGTTAAGGGTATTGACTCCAGTATAAATATCTTAGTGTATAGAGTTAATGGTATAAACTCCAGTATGAATATCTCAGTGTATAGAGTTCAGGGTATAAACTGCAGTATGAATATCTCAGTGTTGAGTTAAGGGTATAACCCCCGTATGAATATCTTTGTACAGAGTTAAGGTATGAATTCGTTAGTTAGCTGGTTCGCTGTGTGTGGAGCTGAGGGTTGCTGTTTGCTTCGCTTTAGCTGCTAAAACTTCAGAAGCGCATCACTCGCAGTAAACTCTGGTTATTTTCagagataaataataattttaataaagctCTCTCACCTTCTCCGCGCGGTAAATCTGAGAGTTTAACgctgttttgtgtttaaatttatttattttttattttctgagttTTAAAAACTCACCACCGAAAACTACTGctacttcttcttctgcttcttacTCCGCGGCTCACCAACTGCCGAAGAGCTGCGTTACCGCCCCCTGCAGTCCGAGCGGGAGACTACATCCCACAGATAAGAGCGCACACCCCGACCCGACCAGCACAGACTCGTGAGAGAGTGTTCATCGCGCTTTTTTGATCACATGGGTCATTTAAGATTCGATTCTTGTGtgattatacaaataaaaaaataagagatcacttcagtttctgaattagtttctctgatgttgctatttatagatatatgtttgagtaaaattaacattgttgttctttaaactacggaaaacatttctcccaaattcttaaaatgtctaaaatagtcagatcatttatttgcagaaaatgaaaaatggctgaaataataaaaaaaagatgcagagctttctgacctcaagtaatgcaaagaaagcaagttcaaattcagaaagttttaagagttcagaaatcaatatttggtggaataaccctggtttttatttacagttttcacgcaacttggcatgttctcctccaccagttttacacactgcttttggataactttatgccactcctggtgcaaaaattcaagcagttcagcttggtttggtggtttgtgatcatgcatctttctcttgattatattccagaggtttttaatttggtaaaataaaaaaaaaactcatcatttttcagtgatctcttattatcttattattttccagagctgtatatcttgtaTGTAAATGTAAGACTTTGGCTGGGACCGAAATGGGTCTGTCCTCTCTTATTAGTTTTGTACTATTTAGAGATATACTATTTAGTTCACTAAGTAGTCGATCTCGAACGACGAATTGGGACACTCCCTAATTTTTAACTTGCTCCCGCTGCAgttgctcaaacacacacatgtgaATGGCTGAACTGTGTTTGATACTGCGTACGATATCAGACAAGACCGTTACGTTACGCTTCGGCAGTGTTGCCAGGTGGGGTAATTTCATGACAAAATACCAAATGCAAAGACTGTTGGGGATATTTTACTCATTATTGATGTGGATATCTGgcaaagatataaaaaatataaactggcagagacagagctaaactagtcctgctgatggaaaccTGAATGAGCAGTGGTACTGTTAGATATTCTATTAGATATTAGTTACTTTGtttggcactttttttttacttatttctttgcattttagcacattaaacacatttaatcagTGACCTAGTTTAACTCAGAGACTTGGTTTTATCCTTGGTTTTACCGGAACTTTATTGTAAAtttctggcaaccctggtgactCGTAGATGGTGCTGAATAGACTTGTCATACAGTTGTACATGATGAGGTGCACAGTTAGGCTATCCTCTATTAGACAACTTCCCCTCCAGTGGATATACTGTAATGTAACAGTGCTGAAAGTGTGCATCTAAGGAGAATTTtctaataaaagataaaaatgtaaAGTAGTACCCAACATTGACATTCTATGTGCCAATGTGGGGTCTGTATGGGTAGCCCGACATGTCATCTACAATTACAAACCACTGTCATACATTCAAATATCACCCTGAATCATCTAATAAGACATTTTGCTCAGGCTCCTCCAACAACCATGCACACCCAACTACTagttcttacatcacttcctgtgtgctattttttaaatgtcccCAGAAACATATTCTCAGAAAATATACCCTCTTGTAACGAAAATCCAAAGTAAGAATGtagaaaaaaaggtttttttttttcacagtaaccattaatgcattaatgaattaatgaagttaACATAGTGTGGAAGATGTAAAGCTTTTTTATTAAGTTAAAAGGACAAAAAAGGCAGTGATCATAAACCATACATCAGAAAATTATACATTTTGACAAAACAATCTGTAATTTATGGTTTTATGTGATGCTTACTTTGAGCATTTGAACTATCAGAATTGTAACCGTGGCAAATGAACAGCGGACTTCCACTCTCAGATCTGAATCTCTGTATCAGTGggtttatttcctgtttaaaATGAGACATTTCACTTTACAGATCAACAGACTGACGGATCAGAACACTGGTAACAGTACAGCACTGGGTTTAGTGATTCAAATGTTCTCATGATTTCTATTTAAATCAACAGTGTTTACATTTACTTTATGTTTGGCACATCTGACTATTGATGTAATACACTGTATTTTGTGTAAATTAGATCATTTCAGTGCAAACTTTATTTTTACATGATATATctccagaaacacacacatttactgtcCTTTAATTTTTTAACAGGAACTCGTGACACAGAGTGGTGTGCTGTATGTGGTTTTCGGAGAGTACAAACCAACATAATAGGCAACAGGAGACATAAAGGCTGTACTGCCAGGATGGGTTCAATGTGCAAGTGTGTGCATTTGTGGTGGGAGATGAACTGGGCTTCAGTGCATTTCTTCACAGCAGCAGATTAAAGTCCAGTGTGTCAATGCTGGCGATCGGCTCTTTCCAGTAGTTGAAGGTGGAGTACTCTGACAGGTTCGGGTCATCGTCCTCATCTGCTAGAGTTTTCCCCATGCCTTTATTGGTCTTTCCCATTTGACCGCTGTTGGGCAGCACTGAAAGCCCCAGGTCCTCCAGCTCAGCCAGGTCCAGCGATGGGATCGGCTGCCTCCAGAAGAGGAATGAATCAAACTGGCTGTTCATCACTTCCAGCATGATGACGATGACTCTGCAGTGTAAATAACAAAAGAGTTGGACTTAATTCACAGCATGTAGCAAATGTCCTAATCCAAAGAAACTCACAGAAGGGCTTTGTTGTCCTATGGCAAGGGAATCAGGGAAATACCACCAACTTAACAAATTACAAAACATAATACAATTCTGAATTCATAGGTACATAATTAATAGCACACTTTCATAAACCCAACAAAGCAGACCCACCCATGATACTgtcacccccatgcttcacagctaGGATGCACTTCTTATGTTGAAATGGGGTTTTAAGTTTTTGATAAGCATTACTGCTGGACATAAACTTATTTGGAGTGCAATGATGATAAATGCTGAACCCATGTTGTGAAGATCAACTTGTATAGTAAAGACCCAAGTTTGTTTTTTAATGAGAACCTGCTAATTTAACCTAATTTTATCCTTCTGACTGGACCCCCACCACCAATTACTCTTTTAAATTAACAGTGAAGTAAATTCATTAATGTATCTCAATATGTGTTGCTGTCCTGTATTAGAAATATTGGTACTATTACTATTAGTACTCACCATGTATttctgacacaatgtaaagaacaactaccAGATATAAATtactaaatgtaaatgttttttttttcttagtgcaGCCTGACTAATGGTAAACCCAACAATAAATcagcttttaaaatgttttgtcttGTCGTTAGCAGCATCAGTGAATCTAGGCAAGAGCAGCAAAATGCGGCAGAACAAATCCTGCAGCCCTTATTCATCCCACCCGTATTCAGACAAGGCCTGTAACTCCAGTGTTAGGATTGGCGGACTGTTAGTATGTATTAACTACTAGCCAATCACAACCCAGGACGCCAGATATGAATGCCCAATCCTAAAGCAGCAGAGGCGGGATATTCCCGAAGTCAAGTGGATTAAAAAATCGCTTGCAAAATGTCTTGATTAGCTGCACAGTTAGCCTTTTTCAGTAAAATACCAGATCATGGTACAGATACACTGCTTTTACTCgattaaatttaatatattttttatagttttaagaaCGTTCAGAAAAACGGcttaataatatatatgtgtCACTGAGTGCTTTAAATACGCAGTGACCGGCCAGGGCTAATTATAACTGGTTGGGGGTCAGTCAGGCGGTTTGAGGCATTCAGCGCAAAAATAACCCACCTGTCTATTAAAAGAGAGACCCTAACGCTACCAAATAGGTTTAGTGAGGACTATGCGCCTGATTTAATCTCCGAAAGCTCTCGCTGTGTTACACGGTGATG
Proteins encoded in this window:
- the mllt11 gene encoding protein AF1q, which translates into the protein MLEVMNSQFDSFLFWRQPIPSLDLAELEDLGLSVLPNSGQMGKTNKGMGKTLADEDDDPNLSEYSTFNYWKEPIASIDTLDFNLLL